The following coding sequences lie in one Thalassoglobus polymorphus genomic window:
- a CDS encoding ParA family protein: MPIIAFTNLKGGVAKTTTAVAVAECLAVAGHKTLVIDADHQCMAGELLLGGRLLLQCDNQKRTLHDLLAALLKEGFDRDHISKYVQDEASSINGGLENLSVLPCSIRIDEFETNLAKGGYNNSIPLSAMLDKRKGMLRKWLSQNYDFVLIDCPPSIPIQVRFLLNIADSFVVPCVPDRLSVRGSCYLMKRLEKTGRKIQPLGTIWSLFRRQNSLHKRTIEGKVQGFETLPKPFTTIVPNATAIAESTEPDFFPTSFSGKYTKGYADVFRSLTAEIIERSVFSPAELKLQVSR, translated from the coding sequence GTGCCAATCATTGCTTTTACGAATCTTAAGGGCGGGGTCGCGAAGACAACGACCGCAGTTGCCGTCGCAGAATGCCTGGCAGTCGCCGGACATAAGACATTAGTAATCGACGCAGACCACCAGTGCATGGCAGGAGAACTTTTGCTCGGCGGGAGACTCCTGTTGCAGTGTGACAACCAAAAAAGAACTCTTCACGATTTATTGGCGGCACTATTGAAAGAAGGCTTTGATCGAGACCATATTTCCAAATACGTGCAAGATGAAGCATCATCTATTAACGGTGGGCTGGAGAATCTGTCTGTGCTTCCGTGCTCGATTCGAATCGATGAATTTGAGACCAATCTCGCCAAAGGAGGATATAACAACTCGATTCCACTAAGCGCCATGTTAGACAAGAGAAAAGGAATGCTCAGAAAATGGCTTTCTCAGAACTACGACTTCGTACTCATCGATTGTCCGCCAAGCATTCCGATTCAAGTCCGTTTTTTGCTTAACATCGCAGACTCATTTGTCGTGCCATGCGTTCCGGATCGACTCTCAGTGAGGGGGTCTTGTTATCTCATGAAGCGTCTTGAAAAAACAGGCCGGAAAATTCAACCACTGGGTACCATCTGGTCTCTCTTTAGAAGGCAGAACTCTCTTCACAAACGAACAATTGAAGGGAAAGTGCAGGGTTTTGAAACGCTTCCTAAGCCATTCACAACCATCGTTCCAAATGCCACAGCGATTGCAGAATCAACCGAGCCTGATTTTTTTCCGACAAGCTTCAGCGGGAAGTATACTAAAGGATACGCTGACGTCTTCCGCTCATTAACGGCTGAAATCATCGAACGAAGTGTTTTTTCCCCAGCGGAACTGAAGCTTCAAGTCTCCCGCTAA
- the smpB gene encoding SsrA-binding protein SmpB: MASKKAKKKKKEAEDPNSRTVCRNRRASHDYEIIDELECGIALMGSEVKSIRNNKITIDEAYARIQKGELWLLNCDIAEYPQATYLNHERRRERKLLLKRREIRKFAESADHDGMTLIPLAVYFRRGIVKVLIAAAKGRKLYDNREKKKKDQDRKMMRDAVRKRY; encoded by the coding sequence ATGGCCAGTAAAAAAGCAAAGAAGAAAAAGAAGGAAGCAGAAGATCCGAACTCTCGGACAGTCTGCCGGAATCGACGTGCGAGTCACGATTATGAGATCATCGATGAGCTGGAGTGCGGCATTGCCCTGATGGGGAGTGAAGTCAAAAGTATTCGCAACAATAAAATTACAATCGATGAAGCGTACGCCAGGATTCAAAAAGGGGAGCTTTGGCTACTGAATTGTGATATCGCTGAGTACCCGCAGGCGACGTATCTGAACCACGAACGGCGCCGTGAGCGTAAGCTGCTTCTCAAGCGGAGAGAAATTCGCAAGTTCGCAGAATCCGCAGACCACGACGGGATGACGCTCATTCCGCTGGCGGTTTATTTTCGGCGCGGAATCGTCAAAGTTCTTATCGCAGCAGCCAAAGGACGCAAGCTGTACGACAATCGTGAAAAGAAGAAGAAGGATCAAGACCGCAAAATGATGCGAGACGCAGTCCGCAAACGCTATTGA
- a CDS encoding sodium:solute symporter family protein — protein sequence MNGLAVADWLALGAYLIGVTFLGVWASRQVKSMSDFVMPRKFGKVMMLMHGFGTSTHSDQAVSVASKCYTSGLSGIWYQWMWLFATPFFWLIAPMMRRFRALTTADVFAARYSQSVAILFCVFGLAKFVVTIGNMLKGSGEVIEASTGALISSEASIIVITILFVVYGLAGGLRAAIITDFIQGVLTLLFSFLLLPVVLNAVGGISGMKASFAELTPDKDMLSLVTPGEIGVFYISMIALNSLLSVTVQPHNMGTCGAGRTEVDGAVGFMGGTFLKRICTVAWCLTGLAAYVYYKGNIENPDHVYGTMAAEFLPTLLPGLLGLFLAGLLATVMGSCDSFMISASGLVSENFYRPVFPNQSEHHYLWVARLSGLLVVLAAIAYAYWLSDVIAGLEILWKLNAVMAPAFWLGVFWRGATTAGAWTATFLTAFTWWITGLSSTAIAIAQIPVVESLGIVVEKNSELMITIPWQMLAYLTAGFAGGILVSLFTRKNDPEQLERFYELMRTPVQENEEIETPCRLPSGVTPAPRHVFFPETSLELPIPTWRAISGFLVGWFLVFAIIGSVWWIVS from the coding sequence ATGAACGGACTGGCCGTGGCTGACTGGTTGGCACTGGGAGCGTACTTGATTGGGGTGACGTTTCTTGGGGTCTGGGCCAGTCGACAAGTGAAATCGATGTCTGACTTTGTGATGCCACGCAAGTTCGGCAAGGTGATGATGTTGATGCACGGATTCGGAACCAGCACTCATTCCGATCAAGCGGTGAGTGTGGCTTCGAAGTGTTACACAAGCGGGCTTTCTGGAATCTGGTATCAGTGGATGTGGCTGTTCGCGACACCCTTCTTCTGGCTGATTGCCCCGATGATGCGGCGATTTCGGGCGCTCACAACAGCAGATGTGTTCGCTGCCCGATATTCACAATCTGTCGCAATTCTGTTTTGTGTGTTCGGCTTAGCCAAGTTTGTTGTCACAATCGGCAATATGCTGAAAGGCTCTGGTGAAGTGATTGAAGCCTCGACGGGAGCGTTGATTTCATCAGAGGCGTCGATCATCGTCATCACGATTCTGTTTGTGGTCTACGGTCTTGCTGGAGGGCTTCGGGCTGCGATCATTACCGATTTTATTCAGGGAGTTTTGACTCTCCTCTTTTCGTTTCTTCTTCTTCCGGTTGTGTTGAACGCCGTTGGTGGGATCTCCGGAATGAAAGCGTCGTTTGCAGAATTGACTCCGGATAAAGACATGCTTTCTCTCGTGACTCCCGGAGAGATTGGCGTTTTCTATATCTCGATGATCGCATTGAATTCGCTTCTCAGCGTAACAGTTCAACCTCACAATATGGGGACCTGTGGAGCGGGGCGAACAGAAGTCGATGGGGCCGTCGGGTTTATGGGAGGGACATTTCTAAAACGGATTTGCACCGTGGCCTGGTGTTTGACCGGGCTAGCTGCGTACGTTTACTACAAGGGGAATATTGAGAACCCTGACCATGTTTATGGGACGATGGCTGCTGAATTTTTGCCGACGTTGCTCCCCGGCTTACTCGGGTTGTTTCTGGCTGGGCTGTTGGCGACTGTCATGGGGTCGTGCGACTCATTTATGATCTCCGCCTCAGGGCTTGTCAGCGAAAACTTTTATCGTCCCGTTTTCCCGAATCAGAGCGAGCATCACTACCTGTGGGTTGCTCGGTTGTCTGGTTTGCTCGTTGTACTTGCTGCGATTGCGTACGCGTACTGGTTGAGTGATGTCATCGCTGGATTGGAGATTTTATGGAAGCTCAATGCGGTGATGGCTCCTGCATTTTGGCTCGGTGTCTTCTGGCGCGGGGCGACTACAGCGGGGGCCTGGACAGCGACTTTTTTGACAGCATTCACCTGGTGGATCACCGGGCTCTCTTCGACAGCAATCGCGATTGCCCAAATTCCAGTTGTTGAATCGCTTGGCATTGTGGTCGAGAAGAACAGCGAACTGATGATCACAATTCCCTGGCAAATGCTCGCCTATCTGACAGCCGGTTTCGCAGGCGGGATTCTTGTCAGCCTCTTCACGCGAAAAAATGATCCGGAGCAACTCGAACGCTTCTACGAATTGATGCGAACACCTGTTCAGGAAAATGAAGAAATTGAAACTCCCTGTCGACTCCCGAGTGGAGTAACCCCCGCACCACGTCACGTTTTCTTCCCAGAGACCTCGCTGGAGCTTCCGATTCCAACCTGGCGTGCCATCTCCGGTTTCCTGGTTGGGTGGTTCCTTGTCTTTGCAATTATCGGCAGCGTTTGGTGGATTGTTTCGTAG
- a CDS encoding uracil-DNA glycosylase, giving the protein MNNPQRAALQLLKDCQSAGLTHLPLPVPLDEQAESVQAATEQSPAVQEPVVQEDVAPAEVAVAQEAAPLPDLEVASVEQDRESLLTELAARVANCTRCQELASTRTQTVFGVGNPEAKVMFIGEAPGADEDRQGEPFVGKAGQLLTKIIGACGWTREELYICNILRCRPPGNRNPTSEEANNCREYLDGQISIVDPDYIVCWGGVAVNNLLGVESPVGQMRGKFHQHGRAKVLCTYHPSYLLRNPSAKKPVWEDMQFLLADMGLKPPQG; this is encoded by the coding sequence ATGAACAATCCACAGCGTGCAGCGTTACAGCTTTTGAAAGACTGTCAGTCCGCAGGTCTGACTCATCTTCCGTTGCCAGTTCCTCTGGATGAACAGGCAGAATCGGTACAAGCCGCTACGGAGCAAAGTCCGGCCGTTCAGGAACCGGTCGTTCAGGAAGATGTTGCTCCAGCAGAGGTCGCAGTCGCTCAGGAAGCTGCTCCTTTGCCAGATTTAGAAGTTGCGAGTGTGGAACAAGATCGAGAATCTTTGCTCACTGAACTTGCTGCTCGTGTTGCGAACTGTACTCGCTGTCAGGAACTTGCATCAACGCGGACGCAAACTGTTTTTGGAGTGGGGAACCCTGAAGCGAAAGTCATGTTCATCGGCGAAGCTCCCGGAGCTGACGAGGATCGACAAGGCGAACCGTTTGTCGGGAAAGCTGGACAGCTGCTGACAAAAATTATCGGAGCTTGCGGCTGGACGCGAGAAGAACTTTACATCTGCAACATCCTTCGCTGTCGACCACCGGGAAACCGGAATCCGACATCAGAAGAGGCGAACAATTGTCGAGAGTATCTGGATGGACAAATTTCCATCGTCGATCCCGACTACATTGTCTGCTGGGGGGGAGTCGCGGTGAATAATTTGCTCGGCGTGGAATCTCCTGTCGGCCAGATGAGAGGGAAGTTTCATCAACATGGTCGCGCCAAAGTTTTGTGCACCTATCACCCATCCTATTTATTGCGAAATCCGTCCGCCAAGAAACCGGTCTGGGAGGACATGCAGTTCCTACTCGCCGATATGGGGCTGAAGCCTCCCCAAGGCTAA
- a CDS encoding glycosyltransferase, with protein sequence MDVDVSFVIPARDEELLIAATIQSIANAVCECQITSEVIVANDASTDATAEIAKSCGAKVVDVELHNIGAVRNAGAEVATGRVIFFLDADTQLPAKTLKAVLLAVENGAVGGGASVEFDEGITWFQRKLSHIFLYYWQGIGGWAAGCSIYVLRSVFEKIGGFDPQHFAAEERFLSEAIRQQGKFVIVKEPVLTSARKLRIYSTWHLLKVASHAMFIKRWKLRDRSGLEILYDAPREKE encoded by the coding sequence ATGGACGTGGATGTTTCATTTGTGATCCCGGCGCGTGATGAAGAATTGTTGATCGCTGCAACAATTCAATCGATTGCGAACGCTGTTTGCGAATGTCAAATCACCAGCGAAGTGATCGTCGCCAACGACGCTTCAACCGACGCCACTGCCGAGATCGCAAAAAGTTGTGGTGCGAAAGTGGTCGATGTGGAACTCCACAATATCGGCGCAGTTCGCAATGCTGGCGCCGAGGTGGCAACTGGGCGCGTCATCTTCTTTCTTGATGCCGATACGCAGTTGCCAGCGAAGACTCTGAAAGCTGTTCTCCTCGCTGTTGAAAATGGAGCGGTCGGTGGAGGAGCAAGTGTGGAATTCGATGAGGGAATCACGTGGTTCCAGCGGAAGCTTTCTCACATCTTCCTGTATTACTGGCAAGGAATTGGAGGCTGGGCTGCCGGGTGCAGCATTTATGTCTTACGGTCGGTCTTTGAAAAGATCGGTGGCTTCGATCCTCAGCATTTTGCCGCTGAAGAGCGATTCCTTTCTGAAGCGATTCGACAGCAAGGGAAGTTTGTGATTGTCAAAGAGCCGGTTCTGACCTCAGCTCGAAAACTGCGGATCTATTCAACTTGGCATCTCCTCAAAGTTGCATCCCATGCCATGTTCATCAAACGCTGGAAACTTCGTGACCGGTCCGGGCTGGAAATTCTCTATGATGCTCCGCGCGAAAAAGAATAG
- a CDS encoding PVC-type heme-binding CxxCH protein, whose product MKRPAILVRALLSLACLCTLLQLSFAQEEKGSRDRFKENLAGNKDVEKVIQTFQGKGVVGDDSDPTPAEEAVKLFQLPDDLKIELVATEPEVMQPLFMHFDDRARLWVVQYLQYPFPEGLKVIRYDQYLRAVFDKVPQAPPNHVKGKDLITVYEDTNGDGKYDSSKNVIEGLNITSSVVTGHGGIWVINPPYLLFYPDANRDDIPDGDPEVRLSGFGLEDTHSIANSLRWGPDGWLYAANGSTTTGNVSSEVNKNVQWEGQNIWRYHPDTKVFEIYAEGGGNTFSSEIDGRGRVFSGTNHGNTRGMYYPQGSYGSKNWGKHGPLTNPFAFGYFEHMLHEGDKDRFPQTFVIYEGGTLPERYNGNVIAANALHNRVWASEVSRNGSTYRTVDMPNVAETEDRWFRPVDVKVGPDGAVYLADWYDTRLSHVDPRDNWHKGSGRVYRIQSKDAKPLTGKTDLTKLSDDELISHFSHTNKWWRQTSVRVLGDRLLAQVKTARAATVNKLKQITSTSDPTALEALWTLHWAGEFDAELAAATLKNEDPDVRRWSVRFLGDHRQLTPELGAALAELATKESYVQVRSQLASTARRINTEYALPVLRALLKHTEDADDPHMPLLIWWGIEGHSGTSLMNNNQQIGVHLDPISKRTPREQLVAFLEDDEIWNEPIFESTVLPRLMQRFAMDQYAPGNAAEKLAGLQACEQLLKMAPNPDYRSKLMSGFLEAYQGRDIAKLPEGLRKEIESYQGSLGKSDLALGIRLGQADALKEALAVIRNEKEDNSKRLALIQIFGEVEQPSCVSTLLGLISSSRSSAIKNAAMLSLMNYSDPKIGQTICARYHSSLPDQHGLRSTAHRVLASRPAWTKRFLAEIEAFRIKPDTVSLDVIQQMQLHPDPEIQELVKKHWGSVRATPAEKQNEIARLLGLLKEEGASGNVNHGRELFKKHCATCHTLFDDGGKTGPNLTGYERDNLDFMLLAIVDPSAAIREEFTQFQLLTTDGRVLTGLLEEQTPTRVTLRGANNQVTVVSRDDIEILKAMTTSIMPDGLTQKMTKEEILDLFSYLTQPTPVSATKK is encoded by the coding sequence ATGAAACGACCTGCCATTTTGGTTCGAGCTCTACTTTCACTTGCCTGTTTATGCACCTTGCTTCAACTGAGTTTTGCTCAGGAGGAGAAAGGATCACGAGATCGCTTCAAAGAAAACCTTGCCGGCAACAAAGATGTTGAAAAGGTGATTCAAACTTTCCAAGGTAAAGGGGTGGTCGGTGACGATAGCGATCCGACTCCTGCGGAGGAGGCTGTCAAACTCTTTCAGCTGCCGGACGATTTGAAAATCGAACTCGTTGCCACAGAACCGGAAGTCATGCAACCGCTTTTCATGCACTTCGATGATCGTGCACGATTGTGGGTTGTTCAATACCTGCAGTACCCGTTCCCGGAAGGCCTCAAGGTCATTCGTTACGACCAGTACCTGCGAGCTGTCTTCGACAAGGTTCCTCAAGCTCCGCCAAATCACGTCAAAGGTAAAGATCTCATCACCGTCTACGAAGATACGAACGGCGATGGCAAATACGACAGCAGCAAGAACGTGATCGAAGGTCTGAACATCACCTCTTCTGTCGTGACCGGCCATGGGGGAATTTGGGTGATCAACCCGCCGTATCTTCTGTTCTACCCGGATGCCAATCGCGATGATATCCCCGATGGAGATCCAGAAGTTCGGCTTTCCGGTTTTGGGCTTGAAGATACACACTCGATCGCCAACAGTTTGCGCTGGGGACCGGATGGATGGCTTTACGCTGCCAATGGGTCCACCACAACAGGAAACGTTTCATCCGAAGTGAACAAAAATGTCCAATGGGAAGGTCAGAATATCTGGCGATATCATCCCGATACGAAAGTTTTTGAAATTTACGCTGAGGGTGGCGGCAATACATTCTCCTCAGAGATTGACGGGCGCGGCCGTGTCTTTTCAGGTACGAACCATGGCAACACTCGCGGGATGTACTACCCGCAAGGGTCTTACGGTTCAAAAAACTGGGGAAAACATGGCCCTCTGACAAATCCCTTCGCGTTTGGATATTTCGAACACATGCTTCACGAGGGGGACAAAGATCGCTTCCCGCAAACCTTCGTGATCTACGAAGGGGGAACTCTTCCTGAACGCTACAACGGAAATGTCATTGCAGCGAACGCTTTGCATAACCGTGTCTGGGCCAGCGAAGTCTCACGAAACGGCTCCACTTATCGCACTGTCGACATGCCGAACGTGGCGGAAACCGAAGATCGCTGGTTTCGACCGGTTGATGTCAAAGTCGGCCCAGATGGTGCCGTCTATCTGGCAGACTGGTACGACACTCGACTCTCACACGTCGACCCGCGTGACAACTGGCACAAGGGGAGTGGACGGGTTTATCGAATCCAATCGAAAGATGCGAAGCCGCTCACTGGAAAAACCGACCTCACCAAACTGTCTGATGATGAACTCATTAGCCATTTCTCACACACAAACAAATGGTGGCGACAGACCTCGGTTCGCGTCCTCGGAGACCGTTTGCTTGCACAAGTCAAAACCGCACGGGCGGCAACAGTCAACAAGCTGAAACAAATAACATCCACGAGCGACCCGACGGCTCTCGAAGCTCTTTGGACACTGCATTGGGCAGGCGAGTTTGATGCAGAACTCGCAGCTGCGACACTCAAAAATGAAGATCCAGATGTTCGTCGCTGGTCGGTCCGATTCCTTGGCGACCATCGCCAACTGACCCCGGAACTCGGTGCTGCTTTAGCAGAACTCGCAACGAAGGAATCATACGTTCAAGTCCGCTCACAGCTGGCTTCCACAGCTCGGCGTATCAACACGGAATACGCCTTGCCTGTTCTGAGGGCATTATTGAAACATACAGAAGACGCGGACGACCCACATATGCCACTCCTCATCTGGTGGGGAATTGAAGGTCATTCCGGGACCTCGCTGATGAACAACAATCAGCAAATCGGAGTTCATCTCGATCCCATTTCAAAACGAACTCCTCGCGAGCAACTGGTTGCATTCCTGGAAGATGACGAAATCTGGAACGAACCGATTTTCGAATCGACTGTTTTGCCTCGGTTAATGCAACGCTTTGCGATGGATCAATACGCACCCGGAAATGCCGCTGAGAAACTGGCTGGCCTGCAAGCTTGTGAACAGCTTTTAAAGATGGCTCCAAACCCCGACTACCGTAGCAAGTTGATGTCCGGTTTCCTTGAAGCGTATCAAGGTCGAGACATTGCCAAGTTGCCAGAAGGTCTCCGCAAAGAGATTGAGTCGTACCAAGGCTCACTTGGGAAGTCCGATTTGGCTCTCGGAATTCGCCTCGGGCAAGCGGATGCTCTCAAAGAGGCATTGGCTGTCATTCGCAATGAGAAGGAAGACAACTCAAAGCGACTCGCATTGATTCAAATCTTTGGTGAAGTTGAACAACCAAGTTGCGTCTCAACCCTACTTGGACTGATCTCCAGTTCGCGTTCCAGTGCCATCAAAAATGCCGCGATGCTTTCGCTGATGAATTATTCCGATCCCAAAATCGGCCAAACAATCTGTGCTCGCTATCATTCATCTCTGCCTGATCAACACGGGCTGCGTTCGACTGCTCATCGTGTGCTCGCCAGTCGACCGGCATGGACGAAACGATTCCTGGCAGAAATCGAGGCTTTCCGGATTAAACCCGATACGGTTTCACTCGATGTCATTCAGCAAATGCAGCTTCACCCCGATCCCGAAATCCAGGAACTCGTCAAAAAGCACTGGGGCAGTGTTCGCGCAACCCCAGCTGAAAAACAGAACGAAATCGCACGCTTACTGGGATTGCTGAAAGAAGAAGGAGCTTCCGGGAACGTCAACCACGGTCGCGAGTTATTCAAAAAACACTGCGCAACTTGCCACACCCTGTTTGACGATGGCGGAAAAACCGGACCAAACCTTACAGGCTACGAACGAGACAATCTTGACTTCATGTTATTGGCAATCGTTGATCCTTCAGCAGCGATTCGTGAAGAGTTCACTCAATTCCAGCTGCTCACCACAGATGGACGTGTCCTGACTGGCTTACTGGAGGAACAAACACCAACCAGAGTCACCCTGCGTGGTGCGAATAATCAGGTCACAGTGGTCTCTCGAGACGACATCGAAATACTGAAAGCAATGACAACATCAATCATGCCGGATGGTCTCACACAAAAGATGACCAAAGAGGAGATTCTTGATCTATTCAGCTATCTCACTCAGCCGACACCAGTATCAGCGACCAAAAAGTAA
- a CDS encoding DUF2029 domain-containing protein, whose amino-acid sequence MDFLLPSYSMNQATWFYLSFLLIVAIYFRFMRIFSLRNLDLALLLSASPGLLFVAAQEDSTLGHAWLFVIACVFLLRMFFDPILSRRPYLGQNLNTHGMAFLFFAVCAFLFTQVITSSLPQETEETIAQADYIMNLTATDPGKISQEEFSTGGPAAPIFVVILKLIFNDLAPSILAILAHAAVISGLWFVGRNLFGDKSIGLAMATLYLLLPCTAYNVAEFNHVLPAALVTWAFVAFRKPVVSGVLLGLASGTLLFPVFLLPIWAAFYGRKRAGRFVMALVAVAIVLLASLAFTSKDSDSFFEKTIGTINVPLTALSNQEFSPGFWKDADYVSPYRWPVMASYFIMLIFMTIWPRRRNVEVLLAQSAAAIIGTQLWYTQKGGVYLLWYVPLLLMVIFRPRLTHLKFIEELEESTVAKSPSNGDSKKSSASSTSGKNLQLFR is encoded by the coding sequence ATGGACTTTCTGTTGCCCAGCTACAGCATGAATCAGGCGACATGGTTTTACCTGTCGTTCCTGCTCATCGTTGCGATCTATTTTCGCTTTATGCGAATCTTTTCGCTGCGAAACTTAGATCTTGCGCTCTTACTTTCTGCTTCTCCAGGCCTGCTGTTTGTGGCAGCTCAGGAAGATTCAACGCTCGGTCATGCGTGGCTCTTTGTCATCGCATGCGTCTTTCTGCTTCGAATGTTCTTTGATCCGATCCTGAGTCGACGCCCGTACTTGGGCCAGAATCTCAATACGCATGGAATGGCGTTCCTCTTCTTTGCAGTCTGTGCATTTCTCTTCACCCAGGTCATCACGTCCTCACTTCCACAAGAGACCGAAGAGACGATTGCTCAGGCCGATTACATTATGAACCTGACAGCGACTGACCCGGGCAAGATTTCCCAAGAGGAATTCTCCACAGGTGGGCCTGCTGCACCGATCTTCGTCGTCATTCTGAAACTGATCTTTAATGACCTCGCCCCGAGTATTTTAGCGATTCTCGCACACGCAGCTGTCATCAGTGGATTGTGGTTTGTCGGTCGGAATCTGTTCGGAGACAAGAGTATCGGCTTAGCCATGGCGACGCTTTATCTACTGCTTCCCTGTACCGCATACAATGTTGCTGAATTCAACCATGTCTTGCCAGCGGCATTGGTCACGTGGGCATTTGTTGCGTTTCGGAAGCCAGTTGTTTCCGGTGTCCTACTCGGACTCGCCAGTGGAACGCTTCTGTTTCCGGTATTTCTCTTGCCGATCTGGGCCGCTTTTTATGGTCGCAAACGTGCCGGTCGATTTGTGATGGCACTGGTAGCGGTCGCCATAGTCTTATTGGCGAGCCTGGCCTTTACATCGAAGGATTCGGATTCGTTCTTTGAAAAGACCATCGGAACAATCAATGTTCCGTTGACTGCACTTTCGAATCAGGAATTTTCGCCCGGATTCTGGAAAGACGCCGACTACGTTTCACCGTATCGCTGGCCTGTGATGGCGTCGTACTTCATCATGCTCATCTTCATGACGATCTGGCCACGTCGACGCAATGTTGAAGTCCTCTTGGCTCAATCTGCAGCGGCCATCATCGGTACACAACTTTGGTACACCCAGAAGGGTGGAGTCTACTTACTCTGGTATGTGCCGTTATTACTGATGGTCATTTTCCGGCCTCGGCTCACTCATCTGAAGTTCATCGAAGAACTCGAAGAGTCGACCGTCGCAAAATCTCCATCGAATGGGGACTCCAAAAAGTCTTCTGCGTCTTCAACATCAGGTAAAAACCTGCAGTTGTTTCGATAG
- a CDS encoding 3-keto-disaccharide hydrolase: MTKLFFLGCLTLFCFSPVVVFAADGKDGPVYTNPNEVDSDYAYQGEYRGWQRSRPSARSSEPVAVQVIALGEGKFAATKYYGGLPGEGWFGGTRYELTGKMTGDVVTFHSDQYDIVVDKESAMIMTRDGRRAGELQKMHRVSPTMGAQPPAGAIVLFDGTNTDHFKNATMTDDGLLMAGTETNVGFQDFRLHAEFRLPYKPMARGQGRGNSGFYLQSRYEVQVLDSFGLEGVENECGALYKTRRPDFNMCFPPLVWQTYDIDLKSPKFDEDGNKIENMRISVWHNGVLIHNNAEIPHKTGAGKPEAPTPLPTKLQDHANPVVYRNIWIVPRPQTAQTDRSWVKLPVQAAPVPIYQAMSR, from the coding sequence ATGACGAAGTTGTTTTTCCTTGGTTGCCTTACCCTCTTTTGCTTCTCTCCAGTTGTTGTCTTTGCTGCCGACGGGAAAGATGGCCCCGTTTATACCAACCCCAATGAAGTCGATTCGGACTACGCTTATCAGGGGGAATACCGGGGATGGCAGCGGTCGCGCCCTTCTGCTCGCAGTTCGGAACCGGTTGCGGTTCAGGTGATTGCGCTGGGAGAAGGAAAGTTCGCTGCAACGAAATATTACGGCGGGCTTCCCGGAGAAGGCTGGTTTGGTGGGACTCGCTATGAATTGACGGGAAAGATGACTGGAGATGTCGTCACGTTTCATAGCGACCAGTACGACATTGTCGTCGATAAAGAATCTGCAATGATTATGACGCGAGACGGTCGACGAGCAGGTGAGTTGCAGAAGATGCACAGAGTCAGTCCGACAATGGGCGCACAACCTCCAGCTGGCGCGATTGTCCTGTTCGATGGAACGAACACAGACCATTTCAAAAATGCAACGATGACGGACGATGGCCTCTTGATGGCGGGGACTGAAACGAACGTTGGCTTTCAGGATTTCCGACTGCATGCAGAGTTTCGTTTGCCGTACAAACCGATGGCGCGAGGTCAGGGGCGTGGCAACAGCGGGTTCTATCTTCAAAGTCGGTATGAAGTTCAGGTTCTTGATTCCTTCGGTTTAGAAGGTGTCGAAAATGAGTGTGGTGCGCTCTATAAAACCAGACGCCCAGATTTCAATATGTGTTTCCCACCTCTTGTGTGGCAAACCTATGACATCGATCTCAAGTCTCCAAAGTTCGACGAGGACGGAAACAAAATTGAGAACATGCGGATTAGCGTTTGGCATAACGGAGTCCTCATTCATAACAATGCCGAAATTCCTCATAAAACTGGAGCGGGGAAACCGGAAGCTCCGACTCCATTGCCGACAAAGCTGCAAGACCATGCAAATCCGGTTGTTTATCGAAACATCTGGATTGTGCCAAGACCTCAAACAGCACAAACTGATCGAAGTTGGGTGAAGCTCCCTGTGCAAGCGGCCCCAGTTCCAATCTATCAGGCAATGAGTCGTTGA